In one window of Candidatus Omnitrophota bacterium DNA:
- a CDS encoding Maf family nucleotide pyrophosphatase, producing the protein MIKNIILASASAQRKKLLQMAGLRFTVRPSHVEEAASVKGSCSALVKHNALLKAQEVARRAKAGIVVGADTIVYAGQGRIIGKPKDLKDAKRILKILFSCPQWVYTGVAVIDAATGKTVVDYERTKVYMHHLSDEEIDRYHRLTSPLDKAGGFDIEGRGGLFINRIEGCYSNVIGLPMAKLRIMLKKLGVHILGLTLVAAALFSGCATEYNLATGQQETLMYGTEKEVKIGDAVAQQIESHYKIVTDVELNERVQRIFDRLVAVCDRRELVYTIKVLDDDMVNAVSLPGGYIYLFRGLTDKLKTDEQLAGVIGHELGHITAKHAIKRMQASYGYILAQILAVQSGSGAAARGVNAVYTSVFLSFARQDEFQSDVLGVKYMKKAGFDPRGVTEVLRVLEEEQRKAPPSEVNYWRTHPYLPERIANANKAINGQIEFRDYLNLTGTEERGY; encoded by the coding sequence ATGATCAAAAATATCATCCTTGCCTCAGCTTCGGCCCAGAGGAAAAAATTGCTTCAAATGGCCGGCCTGCGGTTCACGGTCCGTCCCAGCCATGTTGAGGAGGCCGCGAGCGTCAAGGGTTCCTGCAGCGCTTTGGTCAAACACAACGCCCTGCTCAAAGCGCAGGAGGTCGCCCGCCGGGCCAAGGCCGGCATCGTGGTCGGCGCGGACACGATCGTTTACGCCGGCCAGGGCCGGATCATCGGGAAGCCCAAAGACCTCAAGGACGCCAAGCGGATTTTGAAGATTTTGTTTTCCTGCCCGCAGTGGGTTTATACCGGGGTCGCGGTTATCGACGCCGCCACAGGAAAGACCGTCGTGGACTACGAGCGCACGAAGGTCTACATGCATCATCTTTCGGATGAGGAAATCGACCGCTACCACCGCCTGACCAGCCCCCTGGACAAGGCTGGAGGCTTCGACATCGAAGGCCGGGGCGGGCTGTTCATCAACCGGATCGAGGGATGTTATTCCAACGTGATCGGGCTTCCCATGGCCAAACTTCGGATCATGCTCAAGAAACTCGGGGTCCATATTCTCGGTTTGACGCTGGTTGCGGCGGCGCTGTTCAGCGGGTGCGCGACCGAATACAACCTCGCCACAGGCCAGCAGGAAACCCTGATGTACGGCACGGAGAAAGAGGTCAAGATCGGGGATGCCGTGGCCCAGCAGATCGAAAGCCATTACAAAATCGTCACAGACGTGGAGCTCAACGAGCGCGTTCAGAGAATTTTCGACCGGCTGGTGGCGGTTTGCGACCGCAGGGAATTGGTTTACACCATCAAGGTTCTGGATGACGATATGGTCAACGCGGTCAGCCTTCCCGGCGGGTATATTTACCTGTTCCGCGGCCTGACGGACAAGCTGAAGACCGACGAACAGCTCGCCGGCGTCATCGGCCACGAACTGGGACACATCACGGCCAAGCACGCGATCAAGCGCATGCAGGCTTCCTACGGATACATCCTGGCCCAGATCCTGGCCGTCCAGTCCGGGAGCGGAGCGGCGGCCCGAGGGGTCAACGCGGTCTACACATCGGTATTTTTGTCCTTTGCCCGCCAGGACGAGTTTCAGTCGGACGTCCTCGGCGTGAAATACATGAAAAAAGCGGGTTTTGATCCCCGGGGGGTGACGGAAGTTCTGCGGGTGCTGGAGGAGGAACAGCGCAAGGCCCCGCCGTCTGAGGTCAATTACTGGCGGACCCACCCGTACCTGCCGGAGCGTATCGCCAACGCCAACAAGGCGATCAACGGCCAGATCGAATTCCGGGACTATCTGAACCTGACCGGCACCGAAGAGCGGGGGTATTGA
- the pyrE gene encoding orotate phosphoribosyltransferase encodes MPTSTAASDKARLFEILKKNAFFREKITLSSGKESDYYIDARRVTLSAEGAYFCAKIILDTVKNETYDAIGGPTLGADPLVGALAVLSYQDGRPVKTFIIRKAPKAHGKQQQIEGPLLPEGSRVVLIDDVATTGKAFLESLEVLKKSNIRPVKAVCIVDRGEGAKDALAKQGLPLVSIFIADDFLKS; translated from the coding sequence ATGCCGACATCAACCGCAGCATCCGACAAGGCCCGTTTGTTTGAAATTTTGAAAAAGAACGCGTTCTTCAGGGAGAAGATCACCCTGTCTTCCGGCAAGGAAAGCGATTATTACATCGACGCCCGCCGGGTGACGTTGTCCGCCGAGGGTGCGTATTTTTGCGCCAAGATCATCCTGGACACCGTCAAGAACGAAACCTATGACGCCATCGGCGGCCCGACGCTCGGCGCCGATCCCCTGGTCGGCGCCCTGGCGGTCCTGAGTTACCAGGACGGCCGGCCGGTCAAGACGTTTATCATCCGCAAGGCCCCCAAGGCCCATGGCAAACAGCAGCAGATTGAAGGCCCGCTTTTGCCCGAAGGGTCGCGCGTGGTCCTGATCGACGACGTGGCCACGACGGGCAAGGCCTTTCTCGAATCCCTGGAGGTCCTGAAAAAAAGCAACATCCGTCCGGTCAAGGCGGTGTGCATCGTGGACCGGGGCGAAGGCGCCAAAGACGCCCTGGCCAAACAGGGCCTGCCGCTCGTGTCCATTTTCATCGCGGACGATTTTCTGAAAAGTTGA
- the aceE gene encoding pyruvate dehydrogenase (acetyl-transferring), homodimeric type, whose protein sequence is MPEGVHHWNTEIDDIEIQEWLSSLDYVLKHGTEEKARKILQQLQIRAQEAGVTLPFIANTPYVNTLPVEKQPPYPGNREIERRIKSIIRWNAMAMVIRANKNESGVGGHISTYASSATLLEVGFNHFFRARNENFCGDFVYFQGHGSPGVYARAFVEGRLTEKNLENFRRELNPGGGLSSYPHPWLMPTFWQFPTVSMGLGPIMGIYHARFNRYLEDRGLKPKDDAKVWVFMGDGECDEPESLGAIQLASREKLDNLIFVINCNLQRLDGPVRGNGKIIQELEALFRGARWNVVKVIWGNDWDPILAKDTEGLLAKRMDEVVDGQYQKYSVESGEYIRKDFFGANPKLLDMVKHLSDDNLRKMKRGGHDPEKVYTAYKMAAGFKGAPSVILAKTIKGYGLGESGEGKNITHQQKKMNEDELKQFRTRFNIPLSDEEVVKAPFYRPPEESEEMKYLRERRTQLGGYLPQRHEKSTPLTTPSEELFEEFYKGTEGREVSSTMVYVRILAKLLKDPELGKLIVPIIPDEARTFGMEALFRQCGIYSHVGQLYEPVDKDSLLYYKEATDGQILEEGINEAGSMASFIAAGTSYSTQGINTIPFYTYYSMFGPQRVGDLIWAAADLRCRGFLAGATSGRTTLNGEGLQHQDGHSHLLLSSVPTCVAYDPAFAYELAVIIRDGIHRMYEKQESVFYYLSIGNENYAMPPMPEGVKDGIIKGLYRFKSSEMKDRSLRAHLFGSGAIMNQVIEAQKILEEKYHVATDVWSVTSYNEIRRDALTAERWNVLNPTQTPKVPYVTQCLTKEDGVFVAASDYMKALPDGISKWVPRRLVSLGTDGFGRSEIRSALRDFFEVDARHIAFAALGALLREGKIKQDVIDRAAKELRINPHKANPMIS, encoded by the coding sequence ATGCCTGAAGGCGTACACCACTGGAACACCGAAATCGACGACATTGAGATCCAGGAATGGTTAAGTTCCCTGGACTATGTCCTTAAGCACGGCACCGAAGAAAAAGCTCGGAAGATCCTCCAGCAGTTACAGATCCGCGCCCAGGAAGCCGGCGTAACCCTCCCTTTTATCGCCAACACCCCCTACGTCAACACCCTTCCCGTTGAAAAACAACCGCCCTATCCAGGCAATCGCGAGATCGAGCGCCGGATCAAAAGCATCATCCGCTGGAACGCCATGGCCATGGTCATCCGCGCCAACAAGAACGAATCCGGCGTCGGCGGGCATATTTCTACTTACGCCTCCTCCGCCACCCTGCTGGAGGTCGGATTTAACCATTTCTTCCGCGCCCGGAACGAAAATTTTTGCGGGGATTTCGTCTATTTCCAGGGCCACGGCTCCCCCGGCGTTTACGCCCGGGCCTTTGTGGAAGGCCGTTTGACCGAAAAGAACCTCGAAAACTTCCGCCGCGAACTCAACCCGGGCGGAGGGCTCTCGTCCTATCCTCACCCCTGGCTGATGCCAACTTTCTGGCAGTTCCCGACCGTGTCTATGGGGCTGGGGCCCATCATGGGGATCTACCACGCGCGGTTCAACCGCTACCTGGAAGACCGTGGGCTGAAACCCAAGGATGACGCCAAGGTCTGGGTCTTCATGGGCGACGGCGAATGCGACGAGCCGGAATCCCTCGGCGCGATCCAGCTGGCCTCCCGCGAAAAACTGGATAATCTCATTTTCGTCATCAACTGCAACCTCCAGCGTCTGGACGGCCCGGTCCGGGGCAACGGCAAGATCATCCAGGAACTGGAAGCCCTGTTCCGCGGCGCGCGCTGGAACGTGGTCAAGGTCATCTGGGGCAACGACTGGGACCCCATCCTGGCCAAAGACACGGAGGGCCTGCTCGCCAAACGCATGGACGAGGTCGTCGACGGCCAATACCAGAAATATTCCGTCGAATCCGGAGAATACATCCGCAAAGACTTCTTCGGCGCCAACCCCAAACTGCTCGACATGGTCAAACATCTCTCCGATGACAACCTGCGCAAAATGAAACGCGGCGGGCATGACCCGGAAAAAGTTTACACCGCCTACAAAATGGCCGCGGGATTCAAGGGCGCGCCGAGCGTCATCCTCGCCAAGACCATCAAGGGCTACGGGCTGGGCGAAAGCGGCGAGGGCAAGAACATCACGCACCAGCAGAAAAAGATGAATGAAGACGAACTCAAGCAATTCCGCACGCGGTTCAACATCCCTCTTTCGGATGAGGAGGTCGTCAAGGCGCCCTTTTACCGTCCGCCGGAAGAGTCGGAAGAAATGAAATACCTGCGCGAACGCCGGACACAGCTGGGCGGCTACCTGCCCCAGCGGCATGAAAAAAGCACGCCGCTCACGACACCGTCCGAGGAACTTTTCGAAGAATTTTACAAAGGGACCGAAGGCCGAGAGGTGTCCTCGACCATGGTGTATGTCCGCATCCTGGCCAAACTCCTCAAAGACCCGGAACTGGGCAAATTGATCGTCCCGATCATCCCGGACGAGGCCCGGACCTTCGGCATGGAGGCCCTGTTCCGCCAGTGCGGGATCTATTCTCACGTGGGCCAGCTGTATGAACCTGTGGACAAGGACAGTCTCCTCTATTACAAGGAAGCGACCGACGGCCAGATCCTCGAAGAAGGCATCAACGAAGCGGGGTCCATGGCCTCCTTCATCGCCGCCGGAACGTCCTATTCGACCCAGGGCATCAACACCATCCCCTTCTACACCTATTATTCGATGTTCGGGCCGCAGCGCGTCGGTGACCTCATCTGGGCCGCCGCCGACCTGCGCTGCCGGGGCTTCCTGGCCGGGGCCACGTCCGGGCGCACCACGCTCAACGGCGAAGGGCTCCAGCACCAGGACGGGCACAGCCACCTCCTGTTGTCATCGGTGCCGACCTGTGTGGCCTACGACCCCGCGTTCGCCTATGAACTGGCGGTCATCATCCGCGACGGCATCCACCGGATGTATGAAAAACAGGAAAGCGTATTTTATTACCTGAGCATCGGCAATGAAAATTATGCCATGCCCCCCATGCCGGAAGGCGTCAAGGACGGCATCATCAAAGGCCTGTACCGGTTCAAGTCCTCCGAAATGAAGGACCGCTCCCTGCGCGCGCACCTGTTCGGCAGCGGGGCCATCATGAACCAGGTCATCGAGGCGCAGAAGATCCTTGAAGAAAAATATCACGTCGCGACCGATGTCTGGAGCGTCACCAGCTATAACGAGATCCGCCGGGACGCGCTGACCGCCGAGCGATGGAATGTGCTCAACCCGACGCAAACACCCAAAGTCCCTTACGTCACCCAGTGCCTGACCAAAGAAGACGGCGTGTTCGTGGCCGCCTCGGACTACATGAAGGCCCTGCCGGACGGGATCAGCAAATGGGTCCCCCGCCGGCTGGTGTCCCTGGGCACCGACGGGTTCGGCCGCAGCGAGATCCGCTCGGCCCTGAGGGATTTCTTTGAGGTGGACGCCCGCCATATCGCGTTCGCGGCCCTGGGCGCGCTCCTGCGCGAAGGCAAGATCAAGCAGGACGTCATTGACCGGGCCGCCAAGGAATTGCGGATCAACCCGCACAAAGCGAACCCGATGATATCTTAG
- a CDS encoding PEP-CTERM sorting domain-containing protein translates to MKMGKLQVLALSIVGMVVFNPTVSHALMLIGGDGLLGSYSGSLNYSFTNSTTAQLEIFLTNTSPADNGGYLTAFVFNNPRNRITDISFSSSDPDFNLLGEDSSFQNGVNGRPYGQFDIGASTGSAFQGGGKPSKGIAVGDTESFTFDLTGHHLDILTEETFLNTLSRRPGAGQGRKSFVARFRGFEDDGSDKVPGGPGENPVAPEPATMILFGAGMVGGAVMRKKKSL, encoded by the coding sequence ATGAAAATGGGAAAATTGCAGGTCTTGGCGCTGAGCATCGTGGGCATGGTTGTCTTTAACCCGACGGTTAGTCATGCATTAATGCTGATCGGGGGCGATGGGCTATTGGGGTCCTATAGCGGGTCGTTGAATTACAGCTTCACAAATTCGACGACGGCCCAGCTTGAGATTTTTTTAACGAATACGTCTCCGGCTGATAATGGGGGGTATTTGACCGCTTTTGTTTTTAACAATCCCCGTAACCGGATTACCGATATTTCCTTCAGTTCAAGTGATCCGGATTTCAATTTGTTAGGTGAAGATTCTTCGTTTCAGAATGGCGTTAACGGCCGTCCGTATGGCCAATTCGATATCGGCGCCAGCACAGGATCGGCTTTTCAGGGAGGCGGGAAGCCATCTAAAGGGATTGCTGTCGGGGATACCGAAAGTTTCACTTTTGATTTAACTGGTCATCACTTAGACATCTTAACGGAAGAAACTTTCCTTAATACTTTATCCAGACGGCCTGGGGCCGGACAAGGCCGCAAAAGTTTTGTGGCCCGCTTCCGCGGTTTTGAAGATGACGGAAGTGACAAAGTCCCCGGTGGTCCTGGAGAGAATCCTGTTGCTCCCGAGCCGGCAACCATGATCCTTTTTGGGGCTGGGATGGTTGGCGGGGCCGTGATGCGGAAAAAGAAGAGCCTTTAA
- the lpdA gene encoding dihydrolipoyl dehydrogenase, which translates to MSSAHTQLVVIGGGPGGYAAAFLAADLGIETTLVDMDVNPGGVCLFRGCIPSKALLHVARILSESKDAEELGIKFAEPVVDIDKVRAWKDSVVSRLTGGLGQMCKLRKIRFVQGRATFLSSDSIKVAKTDGAEETITFDHAILATGSVPVNLPFAPASSRIMDSTAALNLEDVPKRLLVVGGGYIGLELGTFYCELGSKVTVVEMLPNLLINTDRDLATILEKRISTRFESIKVSTKVTQMADAGDGVTVTFEDKDGKSSSEKFDKVLVAIGRKPVTKNLGLENTKVELTDRGFVKVDGQRRTTDQKIYAIGDIAGDPMLAHKASHEGRVAVEAIAGHKVAFEPQAIPAVVFTDPEIAWCGITELEAKQQNRPVQVVKFPWGASGRAITLNRPDGLTKLIVDPESQRILGVAIVGVGAGELIAEGVLAVEMGSLVTDLKLSIHPHPTLSETFMETAENFFGQSTHVYRPKPRQN; encoded by the coding sequence ATGTCCTCCGCGCATACACAGCTTGTCGTCATCGGCGGCGGTCCCGGCGGATATGCCGCGGCGTTCCTGGCCGCCGATCTGGGGATTGAAACCACGCTCGTGGATATGGACGTCAATCCCGGCGGGGTCTGCCTCTTTCGCGGCTGCATCCCGTCCAAAGCGCTTTTGCACGTGGCCCGCATCCTGTCGGAATCGAAAGACGCTGAAGAGCTCGGCATCAAGTTTGCCGAACCCGTCGTTGATATCGACAAGGTCCGCGCCTGGAAAGACAGCGTGGTATCACGATTGACCGGCGGCCTGGGACAGATGTGCAAACTGCGCAAGATCCGATTTGTCCAGGGCCGGGCCACGTTCCTCTCATCGGACAGCATCAAGGTCGCCAAGACAGACGGGGCCGAAGAAACCATCACCTTTGACCATGCCATCCTGGCCACCGGGTCTGTGCCGGTCAACCTCCCTTTTGCTCCCGCTTCTTCCCGGATCATGGATTCGACAGCGGCGCTGAATTTGGAAGATGTGCCGAAACGGCTTCTCGTGGTCGGCGGCGGATACATCGGGCTGGAGCTGGGGACGTTTTACTGCGAACTGGGCAGCAAGGTCACGGTGGTCGAGATGCTTCCCAATTTATTGATCAACACGGACCGCGACCTGGCCACGATCCTGGAGAAAAGGATTTCCACCCGCTTCGAGTCCATCAAGGTCAGCACCAAGGTGACCCAGATGGCTGATGCCGGGGACGGGGTCACCGTCACGTTCGAAGATAAAGACGGAAAAAGCTCTTCAGAAAAGTTTGACAAGGTGCTGGTGGCCATCGGCCGCAAGCCGGTCACCAAGAACCTGGGGCTTGAAAATACCAAGGTCGAGCTCACGGACCGCGGCTTTGTCAAGGTGGACGGGCAGCGGCGCACCACGGACCAGAAAATTTACGCGATCGGCGACATCGCCGGCGACCCGATGCTGGCGCACAAGGCCTCGCACGAGGGCCGCGTGGCGGTGGAGGCCATTGCCGGCCACAAGGTCGCGTTTGAGCCGCAGGCTATTCCCGCCGTTGTTTTCACCGACCCGGAGATCGCCTGGTGCGGGATCACGGAACTGGAAGCCAAGCAACAGAACCGTCCCGTGCAGGTCGTCAAATTTCCCTGGGGCGCGTCAGGCCGGGCCATCACCCTGAACCGCCCGGACGGGTTGACCAAGCTCATCGTGGACCCGGAATCCCAACGCATCCTGGGCGTGGCCATCGTCGGAGTCGGCGCCGGGGAACTCATCGCCGAAGGCGTTCTGGCCGTCGAGATGGGCTCGCTCGTCACCGACCTCAAGCTGAGCATCCATCCCCACCCGACCTTGAGCGAGACCTTCATGGAAACCGCCGAAAACTTCTTCGGCCAAAGCACGCACGTTTATAGGCCCAAACCTCGCCAAAATTAA
- a CDS encoding 2-oxo acid dehydrogenase subunit E2 — protein MLTEFKLPGLGENIKGGTVVKIIVSVGSAVKKDQPVLELETDKATIEVPSPLDGIVKEILVKEGAVANVGQLVMKFEAGAAAAEQPKAPAKEEKKEAPKPAEKSHAPAAGQAARAATAPAAAASQPGKEVSAAPSVRRFAREIGIDVTQVPGSGPGGRISVDDVKAYSKALNTGAARTGSGPAVQPLPDFTRWGQVERKPMNNIRRKTAEHLSHAWLSIPHVTQFDKADITNLEKLRKQLSTPARKLTITPFIMKVMAAALKQFPQFNSSIDMARSELVYKNYFHIGVAVDTDRGLIVPVIRDVDQKSIYQLADELTGAAERARTKKTTIEEMQGGCMTITNLGGIGGVFFTPIVNWPEVAILGVSRAQMEPGYENNICSPRLMLPLSLSYDHRVIDGADGARFLRWVCNAIEQPFLLKLEDK, from the coding sequence GTGCTGACCGAATTCAAACTTCCAGGATTAGGCGAAAATATCAAGGGCGGAACTGTGGTCAAGATCATCGTGAGCGTCGGCTCCGCGGTGAAAAAAGACCAGCCCGTTCTGGAACTTGAAACCGACAAGGCCACCATCGAAGTCCCCTCTCCCCTCGACGGGATTGTCAAGGAGATCCTGGTCAAGGAGGGGGCCGTGGCCAACGTCGGCCAGCTCGTGATGAAATTCGAGGCCGGAGCCGCGGCCGCCGAGCAACCGAAAGCCCCGGCCAAGGAAGAGAAGAAAGAAGCCCCCAAACCGGCAGAAAAATCTCACGCCCCGGCAGCCGGCCAGGCGGCTCGCGCCGCAACAGCTCCGGCCGCGGCAGCATCCCAACCGGGCAAAGAAGTCTCCGCCGCTCCGTCTGTACGCCGGTTCGCCCGCGAGATCGGCATTGACGTTACCCAGGTCCCCGGCTCAGGCCCGGGCGGACGGATCTCCGTTGATGACGTCAAGGCCTATTCCAAAGCCCTCAATACCGGGGCCGCCCGGACCGGATCAGGCCCGGCCGTTCAGCCCCTCCCCGATTTTACGCGCTGGGGACAGGTCGAGCGCAAGCCGATGAACAACATCCGGCGCAAAACCGCCGAACATTTGAGCCACGCCTGGCTCTCGATCCCGCACGTCACCCAGTTCGACAAAGCGGACATCACCAACCTGGAAAAACTGCGCAAACAGCTTTCGACCCCGGCCCGCAAACTGACCATCACGCCGTTCATCATGAAAGTCATGGCCGCGGCGCTCAAGCAGTTCCCCCAGTTCAATTCCAGCATCGACATGGCCCGCAGCGAGCTGGTCTACAAAAACTATTTTCACATCGGCGTGGCCGTGGACACGGACCGGGGACTGATCGTCCCGGTCATCCGCGACGTGGACCAGAAAAGCATTTACCAGCTGGCCGACGAACTCACCGGGGCGGCCGAACGCGCCCGCACCAAGAAAACCACCATCGAAGAGATGCAGGGCGGCTGCATGACCATCACCAACCTCGGCGGGATCGGGGGCGTCTTTTTCACGCCCATCGTGAACTGGCCGGAGGTGGCGATCCTGGGTGTTTCCCGCGCCCAGATGGAGCCGGGTTATGAGAACAATATCTGCTCTCCCCGGCTGATGCTTCCCCTCTCCCTTTCATACGACCACCGCGTCATTGACGGCGCCGACGGAGCGCGTTTCCTGCGCTGGGTCTGCAACGCCATCGAACAGCCGTTTCTGCTGAAATTGGAGGACAAATAA
- a CDS encoding pseudouridine synthase, protein MPSNIVNKFPGKVPLERALSKLGLASRSQTREWVLAGRLQVNGKTVTDPLSRVIPEKDKFVLDGEPLQKKEWRTLLLYKPKAVVTTASDEKGRRTVFDLLPAELKHLHPVGRLDMASTGLLLLTNDTKLSAYLTDPSHAVPRVYIVTAEGEVTPEDIHRAEAGVQDQGELLKPSKITLRKSSRKESHLIVELTEGKNREIRRLLESLGHEVTHLKRVAFGGLELGDLPPGQFRDVSKEEISLAVPGAAYIWKN, encoded by the coding sequence ATGCCGTCAAATATTGTGAACAAATTCCCGGGCAAGGTCCCTTTGGAGCGCGCGTTATCCAAGCTGGGGCTGGCCTCCCGCAGCCAGACGCGGGAGTGGGTGCTGGCCGGGCGCCTTCAGGTCAATGGAAAAACGGTCACGGACCCTTTGTCCCGGGTGATTCCGGAAAAAGACAAATTTGTTTTAGACGGTGAGCCTCTGCAGAAAAAAGAGTGGCGGACGCTGTTGCTGTATAAACCGAAAGCCGTTGTCACAACGGCTTCGGATGAAAAGGGCCGGCGGACCGTCTTCGATCTGCTACCGGCGGAGTTGAAGCATCTTCACCCCGTGGGCCGGCTGGACATGGCCAGCACCGGGTTATTGTTGTTGACCAATGACACCAAACTTTCCGCATACCTGACGGACCCCTCCCATGCCGTTCCGCGCGTTTATATCGTGACCGCCGAGGGGGAGGTGACGCCGGAAGACATCCACAGAGCGGAGGCCGGCGTGCAGGACCAAGGGGAATTGTTGAAGCCGTCCAAGATCACGCTGCGTAAGTCCAGCCGCAAGGAATCCCATTTGATCGTGGAATTGACCGAAGGCAAGAACCGGGAGATCCGGCGGTTATTGGAATCTCTCGGGCATGAGGTGACGCACCTGAAACGTGTCGCCTTCGGCGGTTTGGAGCTGGGTGATTTGCCGCCCGGCCAGTTTCGGGATGTCTCGAAGGAGGAGATTTCCCTGGCCGTTCCGGGAGCGGCCTATATCTGGAAAAATTGA
- the smpB gene encoding SsrA-binding protein SmpB, whose translation MSNPNIATNKKAFHNFHLGQTWECGLVLTGGEVKSIRAGGVNFTDSFARIKGEELFLHNLHIVPYAQASYLNEEPLRQRKLLLHKKELLKIIGLAQQKKLAIVPTRLYFNKRGFVKVEIALATGKKQYDKREDIKKRDIERDLKRAVNTRRR comes from the coding sequence ATGAGCAACCCGAATATCGCGACCAATAAAAAGGCTTTCCATAATTTTCACCTCGGGCAGACGTGGGAATGCGGCCTGGTCCTGACCGGCGGGGAGGTCAAGTCCATCCGCGCCGGCGGGGTGAATTTCACGGACAGTTTCGCTCGGATCAAGGGAGAGGAGCTGTTTTTGCACAACCTCCACATCGTGCCCTACGCCCAGGCCAGTTACCTGAACGAAGAGCCTTTGCGGCAGCGCAAGCTCCTTTTGCACAAGAAAGAGCTCCTGAAGATCATCGGCCTGGCCCAGCAGAAAAAACTCGCCATCGTTCCCACGCGGCTTTATTTTAACAAGCGCGGCTTTGTCAAGGTCGAGATCGCCCTGGCCACGGGCAAGAAGCAGTACGACAAACGGGAAGACATCAAGAAACGTGACATCGAGCGCGACCTCAAGCGCGCGGTCAATACCCGCCGGCGTTGA
- a CDS encoding excisionase family DNA-binding protein, protein MSTEGQIYREKIFLTSAQAAEFLNVSLATLKKYIVIGKIRAIRTPGGHYRIKRQDLLEKLYD, encoded by the coding sequence ATGTCCACAGAGGGCCAGATTTACCGCGAAAAGATCTTTCTGACCTCAGCCCAGGCGGCTGAGTTCTTGAATGTCAGCTTAGCCACGTTAAAAAAGTATATTGTTATCGGGAAGATCCGGGCCATTCGGACGCCGGGCGGGCATTACCGGATCAAGAGGCAGGATCTGCTGGAAAAACTCTATGATTAG
- a CDS encoding ComF family protein, translating into MLKSFRQGLLDLIFPRICLLCRFHDPLMSPRDAVCPRCLQSLSRNRPPFCFRCSRPLESPRRTHCKTCRRHPPVFDEAWTVFLYRDSVRELIHFFKYHHKTGLRFLFSRLLSEFLEYYRVSLEGYDAVVAVPLHPSRKRERGYNQAGLLAELVAEHLGLPVLKKELRRVRPTRSQTELSRKERWTNISGAFRIKHSQTFKSKKVLLVDDLLTTGATASEAAWVLKNAGAQRVTVLALAVAPGDNKPRTKDRAT; encoded by the coding sequence GTGCTCAAAAGTTTCCGGCAAGGTCTTCTGGACCTGATTTTTCCCCGCATCTGTCTCCTCTGCCGATTCCATGACCCCCTGATGTCCCCGAGGGACGCCGTCTGCCCGCGGTGCCTGCAATCGCTGTCCCGAAACCGCCCGCCGTTCTGCTTCCGGTGTTCCCGGCCCCTGGAATCACCTCGGAGGACCCACTGCAAAACATGCCGCAGGCACCCGCCGGTGTTTGACGAGGCCTGGACCGTCTTTCTTTACAGAGACTCTGTCCGGGAATTGATCCATTTCTTCAAATACCACCATAAAACAGGACTGCGATTTTTATTCAGCCGCCTTTTGAGTGAGTTTCTGGAATACTACCGGGTTTCTTTGGAAGGATATGATGCCGTTGTAGCGGTCCCCCTGCATCCATCCCGCAAACGTGAACGGGGTTACAACCAGGCCGGACTGCTGGCGGAGCTGGTCGCGGAGCACCTGGGCCTGCCGGTGCTGAAAAAAGAGTTGCGCAGAGTCCGGCCGACCCGCAGTCAGACGGAATTGAGCCGAAAAGAACGCTGGACAAACATATCCGGTGCTTTTAGAATAAAACATTCACAGACATTCAAAAGCAAGAAAGTCCTTCTGGTAGACGATCTTCTGACCACGGGAGCCACGGCCTCCGAAGCCGCCTGGGTCCTGAAAAATGCCGGGGCCCAGAGGGTGACCGTCCTCGCCCTGGCCGTCGCACCCGGGGACAATAAGCCCCGCACAAAGGACCGCGCAACATGA
- a CDS encoding DUF192 domain-containing protein produces the protein MNLRTFACLGLVFFAILSLYSCRKTMGLDQVCFRDYCFDVEVAADDETRTRGLQGRPSLGENQGMLFIFPEARPYTFWMKDTLIPLDIIWMDQARRVVHIGSNIPPCQEDPCDVYSPPMPAVYVLELNANKAEDIGLHIGEYLQFHLKN, from the coding sequence ATGAATCTCCGGACGTTCGCCTGTCTCGGTTTAGTTTTTTTTGCGATATTGTCGCTTTACAGCTGCCGGAAAACGATGGGCCTGGATCAGGTGTGTTTCCGGGATTATTGTTTTGACGTGGAAGTCGCTGCGGATGATGAGACCCGGACCCGGGGACTGCAAGGCCGCCCTTCTCTGGGGGAAAACCAAGGAATGCTGTTCATTTTTCCGGAGGCCCGCCCGTATACGTTCTGGATGAAAGATACTCTGATCCCGCTCGATATCATCTGGATGGACCAGGCCCGGCGCGTGGTCCATATCGGGTCCAACATTCCGCCCTGCCAGGAAGACCCCTGCGATGTTTATTCCCCCCCGATGCCAGCGGTCTACGTCCTGGAGCTCAACGCCAATAAGGCCGAGGACATCGGCCTGCACATCGGCGAGTATCTTCAATTCCATCTAAAAAATTAA